From Coriobacteriia bacterium, the proteins below share one genomic window:
- the rplT gene encoding 50S ribosomal protein L20 — protein MPRVKRAVGAKKKRRTVLTRAKGYYGNKSRSYRAAKEQTQHSLQYVYRDRRNKKREIRRLWIARINAGARINGLSYSVFMNGLKKAGITLDRKILSDMAIHDAAAFAKLVELAKAAV, from the coding sequence ATGCCTCGCGTAAAGCGCGCCGTAGGTGCAAAGAAGAAGCGCCGCACAGTCCTGACTCGTGCGAAGGGTTACTACGGCAATAAGAGCCGTAGCTACCGTGCCGCCAAAGAGCAGACCCAGCACTCGCTGCAGTACGTCTATCGTGACCGTCGCAACAAGAAGCGTGAGATCCGCCGCCTGTGGATCGCTCGCATCAACGCCGGTGCCCGCATCAACGGCCTGTCGTACTCGGTGTTCATGAACGGTCTGAAGAAGGCCGGAATCACCCTGGACCGCAAGATCCTCTCGGACATGGCGATTCACGACGCCGCTGCGTTCGCCAAGCTCGTCGAACTCGCGAAGGCCGCTGTCTAG
- the rpmI gene encoding 50S ribosomal protein L35, with amino-acid sequence MPKMKTHKGTAKRFRVTGSGKIMRGKAFKSHILEKKSPKRKRGFRQETAVSPADSNVIKKGLGIG; translated from the coding sequence ATGCCGAAGATGAAGACCCACAAGGGCACCGCCAAGCGGTTCCGCGTCACCGGCTCGGGCAAGATCATGCGCGGCAAGGCGTTCAAGAGCCACATCTTGGAGAAGAAGTCGCCGAAGCGTAAGAGGGGCTTTCGCCAGGAGACGGCCGTTTCGCCGGCCGACAGTAATGTCATCAAGAAGGGTCTGGGCATCGGCTAG
- the infC gene encoding translation initiation factor IF-3: protein MPISSSTEPRINERIRAPRCRLIGIDGSQLGIFAMADAQRIAEEQDLDIVEIAPLADPPVCRIMDYGKFKYEQTQKEKLARKHQTKVEIKEIKFRPKIDKHDYETKKKHVIRFLDGGAKVKVTIMFRGREMAHPELGLNILEKLAGELGESAIIETAPKIEGRNMHMLIAPTKKKEVKESASESTTDEDELLESAPETTTDSDESSESSEN, encoded by the coding sequence CTGCCTATCAGCAGCAGCACGGAACCGAGGATCAACGAGCGCATCCGCGCACCACGTTGTCGCCTCATCGGCATCGACGGCAGCCAGCTCGGCATCTTTGCAATGGCAGATGCCCAGCGAATCGCTGAGGAGCAGGACCTCGATATCGTCGAGATTGCGCCGCTGGCAGACCCGCCTGTGTGCAGGATCATGGACTACGGCAAGTTCAAGTACGAGCAGACCCAGAAGGAGAAGCTCGCACGCAAGCACCAGACCAAGGTCGAGATCAAAGAGATCAAGTTTCGACCCAAGATTGACAAGCATGACTACGAGACCAAGAAGAAGCACGTTATCCGCTTCCTCGACGGTGGCGCCAAGGTAAAGGTCACGATCATGTTCCGCGGTCGTGAGATGGCGCATCCGGAGCTTGGGCTCAACATTCTCGAGAAGCTGGCCGGCGAGCTCGGCGAGTCGGCGATCATCGAGACCGCGCCCAAGATCGAGGGTCGCAACATGCACATGCTCATCGCGCCGACCAAGAAGAAGGAAGTCAAGGAAAGCGCGTCTGAGAGCACGACGGATGAAGACGAGTTGTTGGAGTCCGCGCCCGAGACGACCACGGACTCAGACGAGTCGTCTGAGTCCAGCGAGAACTAG
- the thrS gene encoding threonine--tRNA ligase: MPDITVKLPDGSSKSVAEGATILNVAESIGARLAQAAIAGKIDGQQVDVNTTVPDGSAVEIITDKSPEALHILRHSTAHVMAEAVKDLYPMVQFGIGPAIEDGFYYDFGVEKPFQPEDLVAIEERMRQIVAEELPFKRTEVDRLEAWDEFEQQELKRELIQELPEGETISIYRQGAFTDLCRGPHVPTTGRIGAFKLTKIAGAYWRGDSDRPMLQRIYGTAWFTQKDLDAYLTRIAEAERRDHRKLGKELDLFSFHEVAGAGLPLYHPKGARTLRLMQEWLRGVLYERGYQEVITPHIYKTDVWKISGHYDFYGENMYFFNIDEGDGRINEYAIKPMNCPGHVMIFDNDVRSYRDLPMRLSEFGTVYRHEMSGVVHGLMRARGFTQDDAHIFCTPEQVHGEVIGMLELVDYVMGVFGFEYTAEVSTRPEKSIGDDEFWRLATASLVDTLEERKIPYEINEGDGAFYGPKIDIKLRDAIGRTWQCSTIQVDFNFPSRFGLTYRTAENTEAQPYMLHRTILGSMERFFGILIEHYAGAFPAWLAPVQAVIIPISDRHLDYAYAVSKRLSAKGVRVEVYSENEPMRVKIAKAQQQKVPFMLVVGDKEAETDTVGVRERTEGDIGAQGIEEFADKVLAIRP; the protein is encoded by the coding sequence ATGCCCGACATCACCGTGAAACTGCCCGACGGCTCATCCAAGTCCGTGGCCGAGGGCGCCACAATCCTCAACGTCGCCGAGTCGATCGGCGCGCGCTTGGCGCAAGCTGCCATCGCTGGCAAGATCGACGGCCAGCAAGTGGACGTCAACACGACCGTCCCCGACGGTTCGGCCGTCGAGATCATCACCGACAAGAGCCCCGAGGCGCTGCACATCTTGCGCCACTCCACGGCGCACGTGATGGCCGAGGCGGTCAAGGACCTCTACCCCATGGTGCAGTTCGGCATCGGGCCGGCGATCGAGGACGGCTTTTACTACGACTTCGGCGTCGAAAAGCCATTCCAGCCCGAGGATCTTGTCGCCATCGAGGAGCGCATGCGCCAGATCGTCGCCGAGGAGCTGCCGTTCAAGCGAACCGAGGTCGATCGCCTTGAGGCCTGGGACGAGTTCGAGCAGCAGGAGCTCAAGCGCGAGCTGATCCAGGAACTGCCGGAGGGCGAGACCATCTCGATCTACCGGCAGGGTGCCTTCACCGACCTGTGCCGAGGCCCCCACGTTCCCACCACCGGCCGTATCGGCGCGTTCAAGCTCACGAAGATCGCCGGCGCGTACTGGCGCGGCGACAGCGACCGCCCCATGCTGCAGCGCATCTACGGCACTGCCTGGTTCACGCAGAAGGACCTCGATGCCTATCTCACTCGCATCGCGGAGGCCGAGCGACGCGATCACCGCAAGCTAGGCAAGGAGCTCGACCTCTTCAGCTTCCACGAGGTCGCCGGTGCCGGGCTGCCGCTCTACCACCCCAAGGGCGCACGGACGTTGCGTCTGATGCAGGAGTGGCTGCGTGGCGTGCTCTACGAGCGGGGCTATCAGGAAGTCATCACCCCGCACATCTACAAGACCGACGTCTGGAAGATTAGCGGACACTACGACTTCTACGGCGAGAACATGTACTTCTTCAACATCGACGAGGGCGACGGTCGCATCAACGAGTACGCAATCAAGCCGATGAACTGTCCTGGCCACGTCATGATCTTCGACAACGACGTGCGCAGCTACCGCGACCTTCCGATGCGTCTCTCGGAGTTCGGCACGGTCTATCGTCACGAGATGTCGGGTGTCGTGCATGGCCTGATGAGAGCTCGCGGCTTCACGCAGGACGATGCTCACATCTTCTGCACGCCCGAGCAGGTGCACGGCGAAGTCATCGGCATGCTCGAGCTTGTGGACTACGTGATGGGCGTCTTCGGATTCGAGTACACTGCCGAGGTCTCCACGCGTCCCGAGAAGTCGATTGGCGACGACGAGTTCTGGCGTCTGGCGACGGCAAGCCTGGTCGACACGCTTGAGGAGCGAAAGATCCCCTACGAGATCAACGAGGGTGACGGCGCGTTCTACGGCCCCAAGATCGACATCAAGCTCCGCGACGCTATCGGCCGCACATGGCAGTGCTCCACCATCCAGGTCGACTTCAACTTCCCGTCGCGCTTCGGCCTGACGTACCGTACCGCCGAGAACACCGAGGCGCAGCCGTACATGCTGCACCGCACCATCCTCGGCTCGATGGAGCGTTTCTTCGGCATTCTCATCGAGCACTACGCCGGCGCGTTTCCCGCCTGGCTCGCTCCCGTGCAGGCGGTCATCATCCCGATCTCCGACCGTCACCTCGACTACGCCTACGCCGTCTCCAAGCGTCTGTCGGCCAAGGGCGTGCGCGTGGAGGTCTACTCGGAAAACGAGCCGATGCGCGTCAAGATCGCCAAGGCCCAGCAGCAGAAGGTGCCGTTCATGCTCGTGGTGGGCGACAAGGAAGCCGAGACCGACACCGTCGGCGTGCGCGAGCGCACTGAGGGCGACATCGGCGCGCAGGGCATCGAGGAGTTCGCCGACAAGGTGCTCGCGATTCGTCCGTAG